The Opisthocomus hoazin isolate bOpiHoa1 chromosome 9, bOpiHoa1.hap1, whole genome shotgun sequence genomic sequence GGAGGGACAGTCTGCGACAGGACCCCTGTGTGGGGCTGGCAAGCATCAGGGCAGAAAATGGGCTAGCAGAGGCAGCGGATTGCTTGACCAGGGAGTCTTCCAGGTCCTAGTTTCATGGGGCAGGTCTCAGGCTGGCAGAGGAAGCTGGTGGGTCACAGATTGGCTCCCTGGAGTTAACACAGTATCAGCACAGAACACCTACCCTGGATCCCTCCAAGCTAAGGCACAGGGGAGCAGGATCTCAGGCAGCCAATCCTCAGCAGCCCTTAGCCAAGGCACACGGAGGAAGCGAGAAGGCAGGTGAAGGATTTACCCTCGTGGCCCTTTGCATCTCATGGGGCTGCAGTGCTTGAGCAGAAGCACCCCAAGCTCAGGGCCACAGAGCACACAGCCTGGGATCCCATCAATGGCCACAGCAGAGCCAGTGGCATAGCCTGCAGCATCTCCAGGTCATGGGTCCGTGAGGACCCACACACAGCTAGAACAGGCAAGATCTGCTTTACATGGAGAGCTTGACAGGGGCTGGGACGGACTCCATCCTCATCTGCGCAGTGAATGCAGTCAGCCCCAAGCACCAGAAAAACATGAGGCCAGAACGCCCCTGAGGACATCTCCTGAGTCTCCCCTTCTGTGGCTTCTGGGGAGAAGGACCCAAAATACTGGGTGAATATCTGCAGTCTACCTGCAAGCAGGCAACTTCCCCATGCTGCTGGGCATGGGGGCTAGTGGGGGGCCAGCACTTGTCACCAGAGCATGTGTACAGGTCGTGCATGCTGGTCCTTCATGCGTGCGCTACCTGGAGGGCTGGGGAAGGACAGGGTCCCTCCTTGCCAGGGGAGTGAAAAGCAGCAGGAGGCCAGGGCTGGCCCAGGGCCGCTCAAAACATGGGGTGCAGCTCCACCTGGTGGGCAGCGAGCCCCCCTCAAGCGTCACCAAGTCCCTTTGGCCACCACACAGGGACAAGGCGACCCAAGAGCTGGAGCCTATGGCCCTGCTTTCCCTGTCACCACTAGGAAACAGAGCCAAGGGGACAGCAACCTCACCCCGGGACCTAGGGTgctggggcagcaccagcccgTGGATGCACACTCtgctgcacacacacagatgcatcTCCATGCACAGAGAGCCAGTGCAGCAAGCACTGGGACAGCTGGTGCAGAGCCAGCCATGCCCCCGTGACCCGGCTTTTGCCCGATGAGGCTCCCAGGTGCCCACGGCAGGAGGTTAAAGGAagggagctgcctgcctgccagatGGAAGCAATCCTGAGGGGCCGGACTGCTCGGCTCCTGCCAGCTACGGAGGTGCGGCAACAAGTCAGACCTGGAAACCGGGAGTCCTGGGCTCAGCACTCAGCATCTTACATGATCCTGGGCAAATCCTCGCTGCCTGCCGTGGAGGAGCGCTTGCACAGATGCTTTCCTTTGCCCTCTTCCCCCTGCTCTGGGATGCTCCCTACACACAGCACCCTGTAGCACCCCTTTCATCCCAGCACGGAGACCTCAGCCCCTTCACCCGCAGCCCTTTCACTGCCGGGAGCCCCCAGAGATGCCCCCCGCTTCTGCACAGGCTGCGGTTTGGGTGCTGCTGGGTCTtcacagaagggtggtgggtagaGGGGAGGAACCACCCCCACCGGGACAGCAGCCAGACACTTCCCCTCAGACAAACGCAGCTTCTTCCAGCTGTGACACTGCCCCCGACAGCCGGAGAGTCCCCCCAAAGCGGGGGGGGAGTTGCTGCGGTGATGGGCTGGGCACGGAGCCTCTGGAGCAAGCCGGCTCCCCGCGACCTGGAGACGGGGAGGGGACCCGGAGCAGCACAGCGCCCACCCCGGGGGGCTCCGAGGGCGGCTGCCGCGAGagggcagcacagccccagcacggcggctccccggagccttcccccccccccccccccgagccctcccGGCCAGCGTAGGGGGTCTCACCACCCCGCCTCACCCCTCCAGGGACACCAGCTCAGAGACCGTGCTGGGCTGTTAGGGGCTTTCCTGATGGAGCCCTAATTGTCCGCGGAGGGGGGATAATTAGCCCCTTCATTAACCTCTACCAGCCTGTGGCTGTGTGGGTTTTCTCCTTCCAGAAGACCATGGGGATGTGCTGGCAGGAATTTAAGCAGTTCATGGCTATGCTTAGGACTTCCCAGTTGTACCCTCCTGTCCCACTCTGAGCTGAGACCTTCTTCCCTTAAGGGCTTTAATGGCAGCTGTCGTGGGAGGGATGTGGGCTGCGAGCACAGCCCCGATGGCAAACCCCATCCTTGCCTCCCTGCCAGAAGCTGGGGGCTGGCCAGTGCCAGGacctctccctctgcccaggGATCAGGAAGCAGAGATGTGTTTCCATGTCGATTCAAGGCCTGGCTCTGCCTCGCACGGTTTCCACCCAGAGGAGCTGTGTTTCTCCAGCTCTCCGAGCCATTCCCAGCACTGTCACTCAGCAAATGGCAGAACGAAAATAGCTTCTCCCCAGGGGCTGCAACAGGGCTGCTTgactctgctgtgctctgctccgctctgctgtgTGAACCCAGGGCTGACCTCAGAGCAGAGACTGCACAAGCTCCTCTAGCCATCTTAGGTAGGCACTGCCCCCACCCTGAACCACATTAAGGGGGATCATGGGGTAAGCCCAGATCCGCTTTTGTGTCTATGGAGCCGCAGCTGTAGCCCCTCTCTCTTGAGAGCTGGGAAGGGGAAAGATGGAGGAGGACCAGGGATGGAGAATGGAGAGGTGCCGGGGCTGAGGCACTCAGAAACACCAGCAGGTTTCTCCTCCCTGGGCGCTGCAGACAACCTGCAGCCAGGTCCTCTGGGCCTTCCCAGCCCCAGGGCTCCCAGctcaggcaggagctctgccagaGGTTGTCTACCTGCTGTACAGGCTTGGGAGGGGGAGCACCAGAGCTATCAGACCTGCTCACTGAGACACGTACCAAGATCTTGAGCTCTGTCTCCATGGGTAAAGCAGCACAGCACCGGAGCGGGCTGGCCAGCCGCTGCCAGGGAGACGGTCCTTTTCCCTGCCTGTCTCTGCCAGTGCAGACAGACCATGGCACAGCAAGTGAGCTATTAAAGAACAGCTCCAGCCAGCCAGCAAACGCGCTCTCATTCATCATTCTGGAGCAGGCAGAGGGACATGCCAGCTGCTTTCAGCCAGAACCCCTCACAAAGCCCATGCCCAACAGCTTGGAAGTCTAGAGGGGAGCTGGGATCAGACCAGGGGGCACAGGACCCTCCAAAATGCCTTTTCAGGTCCTGGAGGTGCTGGGAGAGATGCCTTGCTCCAGGCTGGGAGCTTGTGCATTTCTGATCTGCAGCCCCAGCATGGCAGCATCATGCAGAGAGAGCTTGGATAGGATGTGAGCATTGGCAAGGGCTTCACCAAGGCCTGACCTGCCCCCTTGTTCCCACCTGCAtcgggcaggcagagctgggcagctctgtgcAGTGGGAGGCTCGACTCGGGTGGAGCAGAGTGGGAGACTGGCTGCCAGGCACCTGCAGGGAATTGTGTGGTTTCTGCAGGTCAACACCAGCTTTTTTAGAACCTTTGCACAGCACTGCCTGGTTTTACACCTGCTTCTCTCCCCTGGTGCTGCCGCCTCCCTGcctgtctccatccctggagtCCAGCCAGCTGTGCTGGGTACCAGAGCACTCGAACACCCCATCTAGAACACCCCTGATTCAGGACAGGGATACCCCTTTACACAGCCCAAACTAGAGGCTTGGACAAGAAGTAAGCCCTTTGGTGGTGCTAGCACATAGCTGAGGTACGTGTTGTCCTGGCTAGAATCACCCTTAGTAGCAGGGGATCTGTGTATGCCAACAGTGTCCCAGCAAAGCCATGCCACCAGCAGCTGAGGGTTTGGCCAAGGACAGGAGCCTGAGGGCAGCTTTGAGACTGACTGTGCCTGGAGCCCTATTCTGTTCCTCCCTGTCATCTAAGGGCATGTCAttccagctgcccagggtgacaACCCCAGTTCCCCAGGGAAGCAAAATgctgccctcccctcctgctTTGTGCCTTTCCCTGCCAGCTGACTATTTCCGACCGAGACCTAAAGCAAGAGCCAAGCAGAGATGGCCCCACGGATGCAGCTCGTGCTATGTCATTGCCTGCCAGTCTCAGGGCTGGAGCCGGAAGAGTGAAACTGAGAGGGGGGAAAAGATCCTCCTCTTTCACGTGGAAGTGCGGCTGCCTCCCAGGTAAGCTGCAAAGCTGCTTCTTTACCTGCATAAGAAACATCCTGCTGTAGGGCTTGGGTAATTCTCTGGTGCTTGCAGGAAGCCCTTGCCGCTGCCAGCAGTGCTGGCTTGAGGAACGACTATGGGCTCACTGAGCTCCTCTACCTCAGAGCTGCTCCCGCGGCAGGACACAGGCAGCTGCAGGCGAGAAAGGGACAACTGGCCCTGGAGCTCACCTGCTGCTCACAGCCgaggcctcaagctgcatcacaGAACAGCCCTGCACTGGATTTTTAAACAGGCTTCAGCCAAATCTCCCCTCCCGGGAGTGGCAGGAGGTGCACACGCGCCGAGCTGCTCCGTGCTGGTAACTGCAAGAGCTCTCTGGCCTGCTCCTCTGTGTAAAAGGCTGCAAAGCCCAGCTCATCACTGCTGAATACAAATTGTCTTTCTTAATGAGTTTGGGGAAGCCAATTTGGGAGAGCTCACACACGGCTGGGGGGTGGCTTCATGTGTTTCAGATGGAGCAATCTGAGAGCAATTTTACTCCGGCAGGAGCAAGCAGTATGCAGGAAGGTCGCTGCTTCCTCACCTGCAAAATTCAGCTGTGGGTTTCTGACGAAACCATGTTCGCACACCAGAAAATCAGTCCATCCTGAAACACGCAAAGGGAGCAGAGAGCACAGACTCCTTCGCATCCCCTCCCTAGGGCTTCTCCATCTTCTCGGCTAGGTTGAAGCCAGCTCTGTATATCTAAAGGCGCTGACTTAATCTTCATCAGGAACCTTGTCctgattttcttcctctgcatttgTAACCCTTTACCAAATCCTTCTCATTACTTCAGCCCAGCCGAAGCTGGCCTTGGGGAGGTGGTGCTGGCCCAGATCCACTTTGATTCTGGCCACTCCCAAAGCAAACCTCTCTGTCTGGGGGTCTGTGTGCACATGTGCACGTTCTTCACagctcccactgctgcctcctgCAAGGGAACAGCAGGACGTGGCTGGCCACAGCACAGGATACGTGGGAATGGGACTTTGCCCCTCTTCCCTGCCATGGCACAGATGGCACAGCCTCTACCCTGCCCCCAGATGTGGCACATCAGCCCCAGGCATCGGGAGGCCTGGCTCAAGTCTGAAACCCAGCTCCGAGCCTGCGCTTTCATTGCAAACACCCCCAGCATCAGCAGTGCAGGAGGAAGCGGAGGGGCTGGCTTAGCTCCTCCCGGCTGATAATTCATTACCGCCTGTTAGCTCGGATCCACCCGGCAGCAGCTGCATCCTGGCACCGACATGTGTTCATTTCACACATAAAACGCTGTATCAAAATGCATCGTTGAGACATTCTCCCTGAAACCTTTCCCGGCGCTTCACATGCAGGAGCAGTCCCGGAAATTGGGGCGGTTTGTGCCTAATGGACGCCTGGCACCCGCCGTAGCAATCGGAGCTGCAGGATCCGTCCTCCAGCTCGTGAGAAATAGAAGGGGGGTCTTCCTgcaaggggcaggcaggcagcaagcagaGGGTGCAGGTTTCGCCCACGGTGtgctgggagagggagcagcagccTGCGTGCAGATGACTGGTCTATCGCGTAGCATGTTGCAACGATGAAGAAGTGCagcatctcttccctcctcccttgaGGGCtccgggcagcagggctggctggtcGTGCCTCGGGGACCTGGAGGAGGccttttcccctttctccaaGGTCCCTGACTTTGGCCTGGTGCTGGTGACTGTCAGTGTGGCGGTGAATCTCCCCTCCAGGGCTGAGCGGGAAGAGGCAGGGCGGGTGGGGGACCCAAAGCTCGCACAGcaggtgctgggggtctccccccAGGCTGGGGGTCTCCTGACGCCCTGCAGAGCCGTGCCCAGGGTTGGGCTGGTTCTCACGTGAGCTGGGGCTCTCCCACCAAGCCTAGCCCCTTCGTGGCAGCGGTTGAGTCACAGCCAGCCTTTCCCCAGCCCCAAGATTTCTCCAGGTGCCCCCCCTGGCACATGCTTCACAGTCTTCTTGACCTTcagccctcctcatcctcccctcTGGCATTTCCCAGGGCTCTTCTTCCccactgtgcccccccccccccggcaccttTTTTTTGCGGGGGGAAGCTCTGCTGGTCTGGGAAGGTTCATCCCTCGCCTCGCAGGTAAGAACACAGAGCAAGACCCAAGCTAGGGCGGCCAAGTTCAGAagccgtccccccccccgccgccgagccctGCCGCCTCCCCACCTCCCCGCCACAGCGGGCTGAGGGGCTGGGATCTGCGGTGCTGTCctagcccccccctccccgggaccaCCGGGCGTGAGCCCACCGGTGAAGGTCACGCCGGGGCGGCGGCCCCTCGGCAGAGCCGCGCCggtccgccccccccgccaccaccGCCCACCGGCGAGGGGGCGGGCCGCACCGGGGGCCCGTGCGGCGGCGATtggctggcggcggggggggcggggagcggcggggccgcggctggctgcagcggcgggcgcggagcccaGAGCGGGCGCGGCGGAGCATCCTCGGCGCACCGCGGCCCCGGTGCGGGTCGCTTTCCCCCGCAACCCCCGGCCTCCTATGGGCGGTGCCGGCTTCCCGGCCCCCGCACGCCCGTCCCGCTCGGCCTTAGCATGGGCACGGTGCTCTCCCtctcccccgccgcctcctcgggcaagggcggcggcggcggggggctgctggccgACAAGGCTCCGGGAAGGGTGCCGGGCAAGGGCGAGAGCCGGCTGAAGCGCCCGAGCGTGCTCATCTCGGCGCTGACCTGGAAGCGGTTGGTGGCCGCCTCTGCCAAGAAGAAGAAGAGCACCAAGAAGGTGACGCCGAaacccggcggcggggccccggggggaCCCCCGGGCCAGCCCGACCCGCTGGTGGTGCAGCGAAACCGCGAGAACTTGCGCAAATCGGTGGCGGTGGGGCCGTCCGACGGCGCCAAGCAGGGCCCGCTGGCCGTGCCGGTGCCCACCGTGCCCTCGGCGCCGCAGGAGCTGCACCCGGGCTCCGGCGGGGgcaagccgccgccgccgccggctggTAGCCGCCCCCCGGGGTCCCCACGCCGCGTGGTCGTGCAGGCGTCCACCGGCGAGCTGCTGCGCTGCTTGGGGGACTTCGTGTGCCGCCGCTGCTACCGGCTGAAGGAGCTGAGCCCCGGCGAGCTCATCTCCTGGTTCCGCAGCGTGGACCgctcgctgctgctgcagggctggcaggaccAGGGCTTCATCACCCCGGCCAACCTGGTGTTCGTCTACCTGCTGTGCCGGGAAGCGCTGCGGGGAGAAGACATCGGGAGCCAGGCCGAGCTGCAGGCCGCCTTCCTCACCTGTCTCTATCTCGCCTACTCCTACATGGGCAACGAGATCTCCTACCCGCTGAAGCCCTTCCTGGTGGAGGGCGACAAGGGGCGCTTCTGGGAGCGCTGCCTGGGCATCATCCAGCGCCTCAGCGCCAAGATGCTGCGAATCAACGCGGACCCGCACTACTTCACGCAACTCTTCCAGGACCTCAAGAGCGAGGGCGAGAGCGGAGACGGGTCCAAGCACTGGACGATCAGCCTGGATCGTTAGGGAGGTACCGGGCCCCCGGCGCCGGGGGCGGAAAGGGCCGCGCACCGAGGGGCGGGGGAGGCGAAGGACTGCCGGATACCCCCCCTCCCACACCCCCCGCATCCTTCTCGCCTCCACCCCCGCGGAGACACTGTCTGGACCCTCCCTGCTCCGGAtccggccgctccccccccccccccgcttccgaCCCCAGCtgggggctgagctgcgggacacCGAGACGGCGGAGAAGACTGGGGGGGGGGTCGTGGGTGGTGGCCCTCCTGCCCGCGcaatggggcggggggggggggggctgccgaggAGCGGAGGCTCCTGGATGCCTCATGTCTAGAagaaagggcgggggggggctggggaatgGAGCTGGGGGCCTggcgcgggggggtggggggggtgggggtgtccccTGGGTGCTGCGTGGGAACGAGCCCCCCCGGCGCGGGCGGagcgcgccgccggccccggagCTGTCCGTGGTGCTGGAGCCGCCGCGGCCCAGCAGACAAAGGCGGGggagggcgggcagggccgggggggccgcgggctTCCGCGTCGTGGGcgctgcctccccccaccccctcccgcgcaggggacacagacaccccctccccctgcccgggAGTGGGCGACGCCGCCCGCTTGCCCCTTTGTTCGAGCAgctggagaaggggggggggcgcCCACCACCCTTTCCCACTGgtaacccccccctcccctccccggtgcGCCCCCCGAAATGGGGTCCCGGCGGGGTGAGCGCCCTCCCCCCCCCGACAGCCTTGGCTTTCTGCGGGGAAAAGGACCTGTGCCAGAGGAGGCCTAGAGGGCCCGGGAGTAGGGGGCTTGctatggggggtgggggggtcccttcTCCTCTTGCTTTGCTTCACTGGAGAATAAAGAGGCGGCCTGGATGGGCCTGGTGGTGGCTCCCTGGACTTGctgggctgtggggtgcaggggggattgGGGGGTCCCCCAAGCTCCCAGTCGTGCCCCCTTTCCTCCccaagagggatgggggggggctgGTTCATGGAGGGGGTTTTACTCCCCGGTGTGAGCTGGGGGTCAGAATTTCACCCCTGTTTGTGCCCAAGGCCAGTCCTGGTCCACCTGAGTGCCCCTTGGCTCCCTGTGAGCTCTCCTGGCCTCCTCCATTGCAGATGGAAATGCCTGATGCCTGTCTGCCGCACTGAATTTAACTAGGCTCCCATAGCCTATGTCACCAcccttctgctctttctttttctccccccctcccccccccccccaagctacccttcctcacctccttcctccccacctctgctctgcagggcccCACTCCCttccccaacagcagcagcaggctgcaggagctgtgttgCTAGCCCAGTTGCCAGCCCTGTGcttctgcagccccccagggagagGGGTGGAGAAGGGGAAGGCTTTGCCTTTCTCATAGCTTGTTGCTACGCTTCAGGCTACTGAATTTGCCGGGGCTTCTTTAGCAGGATCCACAGCACACGCTCTCCCATTGGGGTCTGCATCCagtgctccccagcccctccaagCCAGGCGCTTGGGCTCCCCTCAGCCAGGAAGAGCTGTGCTGGCTCTGCAGGTCATGGAGGGTAAGCTGGATTCTCTCTACCTTTGTGTGCATCAGCAGAGCTGCTAATTAGGCCCAAGCTGGCTCATTCAGGCAAAGCTGTGCCGCCAGGAAGACAGCACAGATGTCCCTGTGACGGGGGCTGACCTGGCAGGGTGCTGTGCAAGGCTTTTCTGTGGCTGTGTAAACCCACTGAGACCtgtgctgctcctctcctctgtGTCCCTAATGGATGCTCTTCTTCGTGCCTTTAGACTGACATTCGTGTGACCTTGTGGTGAGCTGTCTGGGCCAAAATGTACTCACGACCCACCCCAAATTTGGCCACATCCACATCTTGTGCTGGGGAAGCCAGCAGCTCTGACTTACTTTGCCTTAAACAAGGCTGAAACTGGACCTATCGAGTtcctgcagggatgctggggaagCCCCGGCCCTCCCCTGTCAGCATTTTGcagagagggaaactgaggcagagggagaTACAGCAGCATGCCACAATCCAGCAAGAAGGGTCTGCAGCATCACAGGGTAACTCCCAATCTTTTGGTGCCAGCTGTCTCCACCCCGAGCTGGAGGGGTTTGTCCAGTGACCCTCTACCCTGAGCTGTGGGGCTTTATAGATCCTCATCTCCAGAGCTGAACAACCTGCTATCACCAGTGGTTTCCCACCCTACAGATCCCCATAGAGACACTCTGAGGGTCCTTCCAGCCTCAAGCAccagctttttaaaatgcttccagctgcagcaaggccatgtccttcccctcctcccttgtgTTTCATTGATTAAGAGTGCTAGGCCTCATTGGGGGATTTAGGAAGAGCTAATTGCAGACTGGTAATTGAAGACAGCTTGGAGTCTCTGGAAATGTCAAGGAATGAGAGACGAGCTTAGATGCTCCTGTGCATTTAAATATGCATCGTCGGCTCAGCCAGAGCTGTACTGAGGGAAGAGATGTCTGGTTTTCTCTCCCCCAGAGGACCTTGTAGAGCTGCTGGGGGGAGCGGGTCAGGGGGAGCACTAACCTTACCTTGACTGGGAGCCTCCTGCTCCCCCCAAGGCAAagaggaggtgggggggacaCAAGCACAGTGGGGTACTGAGGATGGGAATCCACAGAGAGGTTTGGGAGCTTGGTGTTTTCACCTCTCAAAAGCTGTGTGCTTTAACCTGCCAGACCCCTGTGCCGCTGCATGATACCACGGGGGTCTGGGCTCAGGAACCAGCTGTGGGGCAGCTGTAGGGGGATGGATAGAGCTTGTCCCCCAATTTGTGATCCCTGCAGCCACCTGATGCTTCCTGAGGAGCAGTGAGGGACTGGGAAACCTCCTTCACTGCCAACCGCAGGGCCCAGCAGTGCCTGGCGTTCAAGGGGTGGGGGAATTCACATCGTGTTTGGGGCTCAGAGGTGGAGCAGCAGGGCCAAGTCAGGGATCCATCAGCACAGGGCCTTGGTGAAGGATCCCAGCTCTTTCCTAGTTTGAAATTCCTCCAGCAGCAACACATCTCCTCCCTATGCCTCACAGCAGATGCCTCATCTGCTCCACCCCACGTTGCAGCAGGGGAGATGGGCACAAGCTGCATGATGCAGCCTGCTGTGTGttcagcccctcctgccccaggaagGTCTCTTTACAGGCTGTAGCATCCTACTCTTGCTCCCCAAGGGCACGtggggctgttggaggcaccctgGGTGGCAGCCGGTCCCCAGCATGTGTCATCACCCTTGGAAGGGGGGTTTTCTGCCTGGAGTTTGTGGAGCAACAGTTCTGTGGGACTCcccttgccctgctgctctgTCTGGAGAGCAAACTCCACACTGGGCATgctggccgtggggctggggcatgGGGGAGTGATGGGTGGCTGGAGCAGCCATCCTGGCAAGCTGTGCCTCCTCCTGCTGGACAAACAG encodes the following:
- the CDK5R2 gene encoding cyclin-dependent kinase 5 activator 2 — encoded protein: MGTVLSLSPAASSGKGGGGGGLLADKAPGRVPGKGESRLKRPSVLISALTWKRLVAASAKKKKSTKKVTPKPGGGAPGGPPGQPDPLVVQRNRENLRKSVAVGPSDGAKQGPLAVPVPTVPSAPQELHPGSGGGKPPPPPAGSRPPGSPRRVVVQASTGELLRCLGDFVCRRCYRLKELSPGELISWFRSVDRSLLLQGWQDQGFITPANLVFVYLLCREALRGEDIGSQAELQAAFLTCLYLAYSYMGNEISYPLKPFLVEGDKGRFWERCLGIIQRLSAKMLRINADPHYFTQLFQDLKSEGESGDGSKHWTISLDR